The Halobacillus amylolyticus nucleotide sequence TTGAAAATCGGAACGACGAGTTCTGATTGGCTGGCTGAATCACAGGCAATATGACCTGGGAAGGCATTCACATCATGGACTCGTTGAGAAGTACCCTCCGAGACAGCTGTTCCGCAAACCCCTTTACCAGCGGGGATACGTACACACGCTGGAAGACCTTGGAAAGGCCCTAAAACAAGTTCATTTTCCCTCCATACGTAAAAGCCTACCCAATTCACATCATCGAGAAATTGATTTAATAACGACGATGCGTTTGAGAGATTCGCTATTTCGTCAGGTTCGCCATCAAGCAGGGCATCTAGTTGTTTGATGAGCATGTGATATTGATCTTCCTTCGTTCCTTTATAATGTGTGGATTGAAACATAGTAAAGCCTCCTTAAGATTATTGTTCGACAGGATTCCTGCCGTCTTGTCGGTAATTGGTGTACGATTTTTAGAGGAAATTCATCGTTTGTAGGGAATTCCCTAGTAAGGAGGAATCCAATGATGAACCGTCAAAATTCAACAAGACAAAAGGTGTTAGATGTCGCATGCCAATTATTTTACAGTCAAGGGTTCAGCGGGACATCCGTTCGAGATATCGCCAATCGTGCAAAGGTTAACGTATCATTGATTCATTACTACTTTAAAAGTAAACAAGGGCTGTTCGAATCACTAGCTATTCATTATTTTGAACCCTACCTTGAAATAATCGAACAAGAGGTTAATACAAATGCGGAACAAAATTTAGAATCATTAGTGAAAAGAATTTTACATTATAAGCAGGAACATTATCAACTTTCTTGTTTGGTCAATCGAGAGTTAACATTAAATACAGTATTTGCCAGAGAAATGCTGGTAACCTATTTAGCTAAAGAAAACCATTTGCTCACAAAGCTTTTATTTAACAAAACGAACAAGCTTGAGATCACATATAGAGAAAAATTGTGCTTAGTCCAGCTTAAGGGGTTATTAAATGCACCGTTCGTTATGCCACTAGAATTTCAAGAGTCGCTGCACTCGGATACATCGATAGCTCATTTTATTGATGTGTACAGTTCCCTTATGATGGATCGTAAAGCGTTAAAAGCAAAACGAGTCTTTAGCGTATGAGAGAAGAATCAAGTCCATCATAGTCCTGTGTGATTGCAGAGCTGCTGTGTGCATCTGAACCGTATATAAGTGGAATTCCCTTTGCAGAAGCCTTTCTAGCAATCTTTAGTGGTGGATAGGCTTCTTTGCAATGTTCTTTGTACATCCCCGCTCCATTATAATCAAGTGTCATTGAACCTTCTTTCACATGGTCTAAAAAATCTATGGCCATCTGTTCCCATGCTACAGGCGGTTCATAAAGCTGCTGGAATTTCTTAATTAGTGTCATATGACCAATCCTGTTAGGCTTATGGACTCCTAGATCAGCTGAAATAGATTGAACTAAAACATCATAATATAACTGATACAAATTGTTCGGGCTGCCGCTTGCTGCCAGGGCTTCTCTGTATACAGATGCACTGTAATCAATACAGTACCAATCCTTCTTTATGGGTAAAAAATGAACAGATAGAATGCTGTCGTCAAGAAAGCGTCCGTATTCATCTAAAAAAAGCTTCGTTTCCTCCTCAAAGCCTGAAATATAATCAACCTCGAGCCCGACCTTAACCTCAATGTCAGATTCGTAAGTTTTCTTCACATTTCTCACATTATTTATATAAGCTTCGAGAAGCCGTGGGTTCATCCCACTATCCTTGGTTGGTACAGGATCATTAAAGGATGGGGGCAAGGGGGCGTGCTCAGTAAATGTCATAGATGTATATCCAGTTTTAATTGCTTGTTCCACGTAAGATTCAAGGGAGTCAGAAGTCCCGTGTGGACAGTAAGGCGAATGAATATGACCGTCAATCATATGTTTACTCTTCCTCTCCTTTGCATTAATTGTCAATATGTTAATAAATTTGAAATATTTTAGCCAAAATGATTATATCCATGGTATCATAAGAGATAACTAATTTTTAATAAAAACGTAAAGATCTGCGAACGTGTATTTTGTAAGGAGGCTGTTTATGAGGTACTTCATTGGGGGCATTTTAGTACTGATCGCACTGATCATCTTCGGATTGATCTGGCGAAAGAAAGTATATGATGAAGTCGACCGTTTAGAGGGATGGAAGATGGACATCATGAATCGTAATGTAACAGAAGAATTATCCCGTGTAAAAGCATTAAATCTCTCTGGTCAAACTCAGGAGCGGTTTGAAACGTGGCGTAGTCGCTGGGATGAGATTTTAACTAGAGAACTTCCCGATCTAGAAGAAGACCTGTTTGATGCTGAAGAAGCAGCTGATCGTTATCGGATGAAACGTGTAAGAAAAGTGCTGAATCACACGGAGAAAAAGCTGCAAGCTGTTGAGCAAGATATAGAAGAAATGTTTAATGAGTTAGAAGTGCTGTTAGATTCGGAGAAAAGCAGTCGCTTAGAAATTGAAGCTTTAGCTCCTGACTTAAAAGAATTGAAGAAGAAGCTCATACATAACCGGCATCAATACGGTAAGGCTGTTCGATTGTTTGAATCTAGAGCTGAAGAGCTGGAAAGTGACCTAGATAAGTATGAGGAAAAAGTTGAGCAGGGAAATTATTTGGAAGCAAATGATCTTGTTCAGTCGGTCCGCGATAAACTTGTTCTTTTATCTGAAGAAGCAGCGTCCTTCCCGGAGCATTTAAAGAAAACTCAAACCGAACTTCCTGAACAGTTATCAGAGCTGCTGGCTGGTATGCGAGATATGGACGAGGAAGGCTACCGTGTTTCACACCTTGGTTTTATACCAGAAATAGAGAATTATCAGGAACAACTGAAAAAAAGTGTGGAATCTCTGGAGAAAGGTGATCAAGAAGGCGTTCAAGCGCTGATAGAGGAAATCGATACACGAATTCAGGAAATTTATCAAACACTCGAACAAGAAGCTCTTGCTAACACATTTGTTGAGAAACAGCGTCCCTCCTTCCAGGCATCTCTTGAAGAGTTGGATACGTTGTTACAAGAGACAAACCGAGAGTTAGACGACTTACAGGTGACCTATCAAATGGAGTCTGATGATCTAGAAACCCACCGTACAATAGATCAATCCATGACACTTCTAAAGAAAAAGTACCTAAACTTTGAAAAAAAACGTGAAGATGGGGAAACTTCTTTTTCAGAGCTTCGGGTTGAGCTTGAGGAATTTAAAGAACAGCTAGGCGAGCTTAATGTTAAGCACAAGAGCTTTAACGAACGGGTGCAAACCCTTCGTAAAGATGAGCTTGAAGCTAAAAATAAGTTAGCTGAAATGGAACAGTTGATTCTTGACACTCATCGACGGTTGAAAAGAAGTAATCTACCTGGCATTCCTGTCTATTTTTTCGAGGAAATGCAAAAAGCCGGTGAAGATATTGATCATGTGTTTCAAAGCCTCGAATTACAGCCGTTGGACATGGTGGAAGTGAATGATAAGCTTGGAGCAGCAATCGAACATACACAGGCGGTTAATCAAGATGCCGAAGTTCTTATTAAAAAGGCCCATCTAGTTGAGCGTCTCATTCAATATGGAAACCGCTATCGCAGTAAGTATCCTTTATTAGCTGCAGAACTGCTTGAAGCTGAAAATGATTTCAGATCTTACCGTTACGAGGAAGCTTTAGAAAAAGCTAGTTCAGCAATAAAGGAAGTTGATCCAGATGCATTCAGCCGCATTGAAGAAGGAGAACAAGTACCTGTTTAGGAAGTTTAACAGTTGATCGTTAACGGAAGAAATGGGTAAGACTGAAGGCCTTACAAAGAAACCATAAATGGAGACGCACGTGATAATGGGAAATTGGGCTGAAGATATGAGGGAAGGTGGAAAGCTACGCATTGACACTCTCCTTCACACACAAAATCTAAATTAGATCGATTTGCATTAAGCTAGCATCTAACAAGGATGCTAGCTTTATTTATGAGTGCAAATATTTATTTCCGGAGCATGTTATGATAGTATAATGGACTGCCAACGTAGAAAAGGGGTGCCACCGAATTGATTTATTTAGATAATAGCGCGACAACGAAACCATTACCAGAGGTACTGGAAAGTTATATGAAGGCAGCAACGACCTATTATGCTAACCCTTCTTCTATCCACCTTTTAGGAAGTGAAGCGGAAAGACTGCTTACAAAATCACGGAACATGGTGGCTGCTATAATGGGGATCGAGGCTAATGAGGTTCTGTTTACTTCTGGAGGTACGGAAGCTAACAACTTGGCTATTAAAGGAATTGCTCTTCAGCATCAAAATAGAGGAAAGCATATGATTACAACACAGATCGAGCATCCATCGGTATTAGAAGCTTTCCGTGGGCTGGAGGACCTTGGATTTGAGGTGACCTATCTCGGTGTAGATCAGGAAGGTTACGTCGACCCTTGCGATCTCGAAAATACAATACGCGAAGATACCATCTTAGTAAGCATTATGTCAGTTAATAATGAACTTGGGACGATTCAGCCTGTTCAGGAAATCGGGAAGATAGCAAAAAAGTATCCGAAGTTGTTTTTCCACGTTGATCATGTTCAAGGACTTGGAAAAGTACCGATGAATGTTGGGCAGTCAAACATTGATTTGTGCTCAGTATCTGGACATAAAATTCACGGGTTAAAAGGAACAGGGGCATTGTTTGTGCGCGGCAATGTAACCCTGTTTCCGTTGCTGCATGGTGGCAGTCAAGAGAATGGGAAGCGAGCTGGGACAGAGAACTTGCCAGCGGTTGTGGCCTTTGCTAAAGCACTAAGGTTAATTATGGATAAGGAACAAAATCACTTGCCAGAGTTAATTAGTCTTCAAAAATATGTTAGGCACCAGCTTAGTCAAATAGATTCATTGCTTATTAATTCTCCTGTCAATAGTGCTCCACACATCGTAAATGTTTCACTACCTGGATTTAAGCCAGAAGTAATCATTCATACACTAGCCCAGAGAGGAATTTATATTTCTACAAAATCTGCTTGCTCCTCTAAACAACCGGATGTTAGTTCAGTTTTGAAGGCTTGTCGGATAGATGCTTCCCGGACAACTTCATCGTTAAGAATTAGCTTGTCCTATCAAAATACAGTGACAGAAATTGATCAATTCATTCAAGCACTAAAAGAGGCGATTGTTCATTTAAAAACATCGATGGGGAGGTAACTATGGAATTTGATCACATTTTAATTCGCTATGGTGAATTGTTTATAAAAGGGAAAAACAGAAAGTATTTTGAACGTAAACTACAAAGTAATTTAATCAAAAAGTTGAAGGAATTCAACAATGTTCGTGTTTCTAAAAAAAGGGACCGGATGTATGTGCTCCTAAACGGTGAAGATCCTTATCAAGTAATGAATAAGTGTCAGCTAGTCTTTGGAATCCATACCTTAAGTTTTGCAATAAAAGTGGAGAAAGATGCAGATGTAATAAAGCAGGCAGCATTGGCTGCGTTACAAGATTCTCCTGAAGCACGAACATTTAAAGTGTCAGCTAAGCGAGCCGACAAGGAGTTCCCAATCCGCTCGCAAGACTTGAATCAACTGATCGGCGGGTATGTACTCTCAAATACGGAAGGGATCACTGTTAACGTTCATCACCCGGATGTTGAGTTAAAGGTAGAGGTCCGAAATGATGCTGCTTATATAACTGCACAGGATTACCCGGGTGCCGGCGGACTTCCGGTCGGGACAACTGGTAATTCACTGCTCCTTCTTTCAGGGGGGATCGATAGCCCGGTTTCAGGATATTTGACATTGAAGCGGGGCGTGGAGCTTGAAGCCATTCATTTTCATTCTCCCCCCTATACGAGTGAACGTGCCAAGCAAAAGGTGCTGGACCTTGCGAGCGAACTTTCTAAGTACGGGAACAAAATAAAGGTCCATATTATTCCTTTTACCGCTATCCAGGAGAAAATTCACCGTGAGACACCTGAAGGGTACAGTATGACGATTATGCGCAGGATGATGATGAGAATTAGTGCGCAAATAGCTAAGCAACAAGAAATTTTATCTTTGACGACCGGGGAGAGCCTTGGTCAAGTGGCAAGTCAAACGATGGAAAGTATGAATGCCATTAATGAAGTAACGAACTTACCTATTATTCGCCCGTTAGCAGCTATGGATAAGCTTGAAATTATAGGTGTTTCAAGAAAGATTAACACGTATGATCTTTCTGTGCTTCCGTATGAAGACTGTTGCACGATTTTTGTACCGAAAGCTCCGAAAACTAAGCCAACAAGGGAAAAAGCGAGCTATTATGAGTCTACTGTCGAGTTCAGTCAGGATATTGCTGACGCCATTGAGCAATCCTATATCGTGGAAGTAAATGGTAATGAAGAAAGTAAAGACGAGTTTGAGGATTTGCTTTAAGTGGAAGGCTCACGTTGCATCGCATCGTGAGCTTTTTACGAGGGATTGCGCTTCGTGTGTCAAATATGCAAATTTCAGCTTCAATGGTTCAAAAACGGTGTATTTTCGAGTCTATACTTGCAACACAATTTTTTACTTTTTCGGCCAAATTATGTATTGTAAAAATAGAATCAATAGGAAGGGGCAGGTAAATGAAGTTATGGTATGGCGGTAAAATATATACGATGAAAACGGAGGGGGAATGGGTTGAGGCAGTTATTTCTGATGGTGGAACAATTGTAGCTACAGGACAGACTCAAGACCTTTATACTTCCTACCAAGAGTCTATCACGGAGGAAATCAATTTAAAAGGGGCCGTGATGTACCCTGGTTTTACGGATAGTCACCTTCATATCATCGGCCACGGGGAAAGGCTTATGCGGCTTGATTTATCTTTTATGAAGTCAGCTGAAGAGGTGAAGCAAGCCTTAAGCCTTCATGCTGAACAGCTAGATAAAGGTGACTGGATCATTGGTGAAGGTTGGAATGAAAATCAGTGGGAAGATAAACGCATCATACATAAAGATGAGTTAGATGAGCTGACAAGCAACCATCCGATCGTGCTCACAAGAGTATGTCGCCATGCTTTGCTAGCCAATTCAAAAGCAATGGAGCTTGCTGGAGTGAATAGGCAGACGCCTGATCCTCAAGGTGGTGTGATCGTACGTGACGGCCAACTCGAACCAATGGGTTACTTTCATGATCAAGCACAGGATTTAATTAAGCAGGCAATGCCTGAGGTTACTCTAGAATACTTAAGAAAAGCGACAGGGCTTGCTGTTAGTGATATGCATGCTCATGGTCTGGTTGGAGGTCATAGCGAAGATCTTAATTATTACGGTGGCTTTAAAAAGACTTATGATGCCTTTACTGAGGTGATTAATGGGGATGACGTTAAGTTTCGGGCTCACCTGCTCGTGCATAATGGAGTACTGGAGGATATGGATGAAGAGGGTTTAGGGTTTAAGAAAGGTACGGAATTTGTGGAGCTTGGCGCTGTGAAAATTTTCACTGATGGAGCACTTGGCGGCAGAACAGCGTGGTTGGCTGATGATTATGCTGACGATGAGGGAAATCGAGGTGTGGCCATCTATACAGAGGACCAACTGAAAGAAATTGTCCTTAAGGCGCGCAAACGGAACATGCCTATCGCTGTGCATGCTATTGGAGATGCTGCAACGGAAGCGATTGCCAATGTTATTATGGAATATCCTCTCCAAACAGGTGAAAGAGATCGGATTATTCATGCCCAAATTTTAAGCCCAGGACTGATAGATAAATTAAAGAGGCTGAATGTTATTCTTGATATCCAGCCTACTTTTGTTGCTTCAGATTTTCCTTGGGTGATGGATCGTCTTGGTCATGTTCGCTTAAAAACCTCCTATTCGTGGAAGACGCTGTTGGATGCTGGTATTGTCTGTGCCGGGGGATCTGATGCTCCAATTGAGGAAATAAACCCACTGCTTGGAATACGAGCTGCGGTAGATCGTCGTGCAAGCTACGACAATCAAGTGTACCAGACTGAAGAACGTCTCTCCGTATATGAAGCCATTTCCTTATATACAAAGGGAAGTGCTTATGCCATTGGGAGAGAGGATTTACAAGGAATGATTGAAACAAATTTCGTTGCTGATTTTACCATTTTGGATCGAGATTTATTCGCCCTTAAACCACATGAATTGGCAGATGCTATGGTAACGATGACGGTAGTAGATGGTGAGATCATGTACCAACGAGTATAAGGAAAAGCCAGGCTTATTGCCTGGCTTTCGCATTTGAACAGATTTTTTATAAAAAGGTACGCTGAACCCGTTCCCAATAGGAGTTATTTTTCAATTTCACTGTCTTTATCACTTTGTCACTTAATTTTACAGTTATGTCTTTGATGTTACGGATGGAGAAGGCTTCATTATCCATGCCGATAATTGGGTAGTCGTTACCGTCTTGACGAACACTCAATCTCAGTGTTCGCTCAGGGCCTAAAATAAAGGACGAACCGAGTGTACGGTAGCGATTATTATTTAGTGAGGCAAGCTCGCTTACTTGAAAGCAAGGCAGTTTCGGATCGACAACAGCGCCCTTTGTCGATTTGTTATAGCCCGTGCTGCCCGTCGGAGTTGCCACGATCAACCCATCGCCACGAAACGTTTCAAAGTAAGTATCGTCAATAAATACATCTATTACAATCGATTTAATAAGGGTGGAGCGGACGCTGCACTCGTTTAAACAACAATAGCTTGATTCATTATTCACGGTCGATTCAATGACTGGAAAACGGCGAACCTCAAGTTCGGCATTAAGCATGGAATCGACCATTTCATTGTAATTATCTAGGTTAAAGTCACAGTAAAGTCCAGCCTCATCTTTGCTCCTAATTCCAACGTACAAGCAGTCTTGGCGAAAGCCTGTTTTTCTAACTGCTTGAAGGAATGTACCGTCTCCTCCTACAGATATAATAATATTTGCATCCTTGGAATCATCAACAATGTTAAAATCATTTTCTATCGCAAGCTGATATAAGGGTGCAAGTTTTTCTTCTAACTCGTCATTTGGATGATAATAAAAATAGAGATTTCTGCGTTGATTGGACATTGCGAAAGCCTCCTAAGTGGGATTCATTATGTATTTTACCACACTATAGCAGACGGATGAATAGGTGGGAATTGTGATCGGGGATTGAATGAATAGGACCAGACGAATGGATTATGTTGAAGTCCGTTCAATTTTTCGTTATGGTTGTGAATAGAATCAAGGGCTTGACTGAGAACGCATGGAACGGACGCTGCAATGCGTTCTATTCGTATGAGATGAAAGTCGGAAACAAACAGGAGGATTATGATGAAACAAGAGCAGGTAGGTAAGTTATATGAATGGATTGATGAGACAGCAACCATTGTCGAAATGGATATGAATATTACGTACTTAGAAGCAGTTGCTGAAACGCTGGATACATTATTTAATGGGCAGCCTTTTGATGATATAAGCGAGCAATTGTCTACTAAATTGACAAACCAGTTAGTGAAAATAACTAAAGGGGAGTACGAGAAAGAAGAAATACGTAAAGCCGTACAACTTGCTATTTTAAAGGGAATGAAGGGTGCAACACAGCAACAACACCTGATAACACCTGATTCTGTAGCCATGTTTATGGGGTATATTGCCTCAAAGTTATTTGAAGGGGAAGGGAAGCTGAAACTGTTTGACCCTGCTGCCGGTACTGGGAACTTAATAACGTCAGTAATGAACCAGCTTGAGCTGGACCTTACAGCCTACGGTAGTGAAGTGGACCATACATTAATTCAATTAGCTGTAGCCAATGCAAATTTACAAGAGAATCCTATTGAGTTTTTCCATCAGGATAGTCTACGCCCGTTCTTAATGGAGCCGGTCGACTTTGTTTTTGGCGATCTTCCAGTGGGGTATTATCCGGATGATGTACAAGCTAAACAATATAACCTAAAAGCTGAAGAAGATCACTCCTATGCCCATCATTTGTTTATTGAACAAGGGCTAAATTATACAAAAGCCGGAGGATATTTAATGTTTATCGTTCCAAATTTCCTCTTCGACAGTGATCAGTCTCAGTCCCTTAACGAGCATCTTAGAGAGGAAGCGCATATTGTTGGAATGCTTCAGCTGTCAGATTCGCTTTTTAAGGACGAAAAGCACGGTAAAAGTATCTTAATTTTGCAGAAGAAAGGTGAGAAAACAAAACCTCCTAAGCAAGCGCTGTTGGTAAAGCTTCCATCCTTTAAGAACCCGGATGCAATGGCAGATATTCTTGCTCAAATGAATCAGTGGTTCAGTGAATATAAAACGATGAAATTGTGAGAATATAAGAAATATATCAAGTAAACGTTATCATGTTCCTTTCACCTTGAAAACGAGTCATACGGGTGGTTAAATGGTAGTGGTAGAAAGATACGAACCTATATTTTAAGGGGATGAACAACGTTGAATAGTATTCTTGCGATAAATGCAGGTAGTTCTTCTTTAAAATTTCAATTGATCGAAATGCCTGAAGAAACAGTTGTAACAAAGGGTCTGATTGAACGTATTGGCCTGGAGGACGCTGTCTTTACAATAGAATTTAATGGAGAAAAGGATAAAACGGTAACAAGCATTCCCGATCATAGTGTGGCTGTTTCATTGCTTTTAGATAAGCTTACAGGTCACGGAATTATCCAATCTCTCGATGAAATAAACGGGGTAGGACACCGTGTTGTGCATGGTGGTGAGCGCTTTAGTGAATCTGTCTTGATTACAGATGACGTCATTAAGGAGATTGAAGGTGTATCTGATCTGGCACCACTTCACAATCCTGCTAACTTGACCGGAATTCGTGCTTTTAGGGAAGTATTGCCTAATGTGCCGCATGTCGCTGTATTCGACACAGCTTTCCACCAAACGATGCCGGAACAATCTTATTTATATAGCCTGCCTTATGAATACTACGAAGAGTATGGAATTCGTAAATACGGCTTCCATGGTACGTCACATAAGTATGTCACAGAACGTGCTTCTGAAATGCTTGGTCGTCCAGTAGAACAACTTCGCTTGCTCTCCTGCCATCTTGGGAACGGAGCAAGTATTGCAGCGATTGAAGGTGGAAAGTCGATTGATACATCGATGGGCTTCACACCACTTGCCGGAGTGACTATGGGTACACGTTCGGGGAATATTGACCCTGCCCTCATTCCATTTATCATGGACAAGACGGGTAAATCGGCTAGTGAAGTGATGAATGTATTAAACAAAGAGAGTGGAATGCTTGCGCTTTCAGGTTTCTCAAGTGACTTACGAGATATTGAAGAAAAAGCATCTGAAGGTGATGAGCGTGCAGAACTAGCACTGGAAGTGTTTGCTAACCGGATTCATAAATATATCGGTTCTTACGCTTCTCGTATGCACGGCATTGATGGCATTATTTTTACTGCTGGTGTCGGTGAAAATAGTACATCGATTCGCGAACGTGTGTTAAGAGGCCTAGAGTTTATGGGAGTGTACTGGGATCCTTCTCTAAATCAGGTAAGAGGCAAAGAAGCATTTGTCAATTATCCGCATTCACCTGTTAAAGTGATGGTCATTCCTACGAACGAAGAAGTTATGATTGCTCGTGACACAGTTGAAAAAGGCTTATAAGGCTTGATATGATGGGGTTTTGGTTATCTAAATAATTAAAAAATTGGTTAATACAGTGTCTTATTAACCAAGACAAACTTTCTGAGTGATTCTGTTCTTATGTAATTAAATTGCATAAGAAGGGGGTCGCTCATTTTTTATGCCTAGACCACAAGACCGAAAAACAAAAAGGTATCAACGGAAGAAGAAATAGTAACCTAGATGATGCAAGAAACCTGGGAACCTCTCTATTCGAGGAGTCAAAGGATCGATCCCTTTAATTTTTGCATCTCTTACCCTGGGAATTTCCACAGCGGCCTTTTGGACATTTTCCAGATCTTTTATTGAAGTGGCTGGTGATTATAGTGATTGGCAGCTTTCTGGATTTTGGGTCATTATAGGACTATTTGGTGTGCTAGGAGGGTTTTCAGGTTCTTTAGTTGAAAAAAGGAGACTGTCTTTAGCTTATAAGTTAGGGAGTTTGTTGATTGCTTCAGCTTCGATCATTCTATCTTTTTCACCTGGGAACTTGTTAATGACTTACCTATCGGCTGGACTCTTCGGTTGCTCCTATATATTTTTAACCGGAGTTCTTCTTGTCTGGGGAAGCCGTGTATTTATTACGAATGCATCATTAGGTATTGGCGTTCCATTTTTACTTTTGGCGGTGGGGCAAGTCATAGGTTCGTTAGTCGCTGGATTGTTTATTGGAATATGGGGCTATGTTACTTCTTTTATACTTTATGGATTAGTTGGTATGGTGGCTACCCTTATAGCTCCAAAAAAGAGTTAGAAAGATAGTGGTTTGATATCCTATGAAACAAGAAAGTGATTAGGAACACACAATAAAACAAGAATACCATGTATTTCTGTTAAATAATCTTGATATCGAGTCTTGAAGATCAGCGCGATTGCTAAGTAGTGAATTGTGATCTTTCTTCATATATGAGCCATTTAATTGAATAAAGCTAACATTAAGCACAAAAAAATTAAACGCAATCCTATTTTGCATCAAAGTGATACGGTAAAGTATATCCTTAATAAACATATTACATGTGAATTAGAGGGGAGAGGATTTTTGTGCTTAATTACGATAACCGGAAACCTGTATCCGTGCAAAATATAGAGAGTGGG carries:
- a CDS encoding class I SAM-dependent methyltransferase; this encodes MKQEQVGKLYEWIDETATIVEMDMNITYLEAVAETLDTLFNGQPFDDISEQLSTKLTNQLVKITKGEYEKEEIRKAVQLAILKGMKGATQQQHLITPDSVAMFMGYIASKLFEGEGKLKLFDPAAGTGNLITSVMNQLELDLTAYGSEVDHTLIQLAVANANLQENPIEFFHQDSLRPFLMEPVDFVFGDLPVGYYPDDVQAKQYNLKAEEDHSYAHHLFIEQGLNYTKAGGYLMFIVPNFLFDSDQSQSLNEHLREEAHIVGMLQLSDSLFKDEKHGKSILILQKKGEKTKPPKQALLVKLPSFKNPDAMADILAQMNQWFSEYKTMKL
- a CDS encoding acetate kinase encodes the protein MNSILAINAGSSSLKFQLIEMPEETVVTKGLIERIGLEDAVFTIEFNGEKDKTVTSIPDHSVAVSLLLDKLTGHGIIQSLDEINGVGHRVVHGGERFSESVLITDDVIKEIEGVSDLAPLHNPANLTGIRAFREVLPNVPHVAVFDTAFHQTMPEQSYLYSLPYEYYEEYGIRKYGFHGTSHKYVTERASEMLGRPVEQLRLLSCHLGNGASIAAIEGGKSIDTSMGFTPLAGVTMGTRSGNIDPALIPFIMDKTGKSASEVMNVLNKESGMLALSGFSSDLRDIEEKASEGDERAELALEVFANRIHKYIGSYASRMHGIDGIIFTAGVGENSTSIRERVLRGLEFMGVYWDPSLNQVRGKEAFVNYPHSPVKVMVIPTNEEVMIARDTVEKGL